One window of the bacterium HR17 genome contains the following:
- the cloSI gene encoding Clostripain → MSLKRCLNGVLLIVLIAVGGCSNPNSVVGPTPPPIQRTPKLWTVLVYQAGDNDLEDALIKDFNEMERIGSDDNLNIVVQLDRSPRYDTSNGDWSTTRRYYVTRDPQESFPPDFTTPPNNTIRSQLIADLGKVNMGDGNVLRDFLLWGIQNFPAQRYLVILSDHGAGVRPFRLRRQPTRGMMFADSFNDYLNEDETKQAFAAAVQLLGRPIDIIGLDASEMSEIEIAYQLRDACRYLIASQLSEPNDGYPYDRFLFELQRNPSISTEEFLQRFVQHYIASYQPGQPTNGAGSAVTIAVYNQSVVPSYVQRVDALAQVLLNKIPQYRQQFINLRNQTQTFSEVIYRDLYHYCQLLRANIDDAAIRQAAQAVMDLHGPNAGKALLYESHASGFDADVSNAHGIAIYFPDPAQFDSRYLNANDFARQTHWGLFLQALGTGTPLP, encoded by the coding sequence ATGAGTTTGAAGCGCTGCCTGAACGGGGTTTTGTTGATTGTCCTAATCGCTGTCGGAGGGTGCAGCAACCCTAACTCGGTAGTGGGACCTACCCCGCCACCAATACAACGCACACCCAAACTGTGGACTGTGTTGGTCTATCAAGCGGGCGACAACGACTTGGAAGACGCCCTTATCAAAGACTTCAACGAAATGGAGCGCATCGGCAGCGACGACAACCTCAACATCGTCGTCCAACTAGACCGCTCGCCCCGTTACGACACTTCTAACGGTGACTGGTCCACGACCCGCCGCTACTATGTCACCCGCGACCCGCAAGAGTCCTTTCCGCCCGATTTTACCACTCCTCCCAACAACACCATCCGCAGCCAACTCATCGCTGATTTGGGCAAGGTAAACATGGGCGATGGGAATGTGCTGCGGGATTTTTTGCTCTGGGGCATCCAAAACTTTCCCGCCCAGCGCTACTTGGTCATCTTGTCTGATCACGGGGCAGGGGTGCGCCCCTTTCGGCTCCGCAGGCAGCCGACACGGGGCATGATGTTTGCCGACAGTTTCAACGACTACCTCAACGAGGACGAGACCAAACAAGCCTTTGCCGCCGCTGTGCAACTTTTGGGGCGCCCCATTGACATCATCGGCTTAGACGCCTCAGAAATGAGCGAGATTGAGATCGCCTATCAACTGCGGGATGCCTGCCGTTACCTGATCGCGTCGCAACTTTCTGAGCCCAATGACGGCTACCCCTACGACCGCTTTTTGTTTGAGTTGCAGCGCAACCCCAGCATCAGCACGGAAGAGTTTTTGCAACGCTTCGTTCAGCACTACATCGCCAGTTACCAACCGGGGCAGCCGACCAATGGGGCAGGGAGTGCAGTGACGATCGCCGTCTACAATCAAAGCGTCGTGCCCAGTTATGTGCAGCGGGTAGACGCCTTAGCCCAAGTGCTCCTCAACAAAATCCCGCAATATCGCCAGCAGTTCATCAATTTGCGCAATCAGACCCAGACCTTCAGCGAAGTGATTTACCGCGACCTTTACCACTACTGCCAGTTGTTGAGGGCGAACATTGACGATGCTGCTATCCGCCAAGCGGCGCAGGCGGTGATGGACTTACACGGTCCCAATGCGGGCAAGGCGCTGCTCTACGAATCCCACGCCAGTGGGTTTGACGCGGATGTTAGCAACGCTCACGGGATTGCCATCTACTTCCCTGACCCCGCCCAGTTTGACAGCCGCTACCTCAACGCCAACGATTTTGCCCGCCAAACCCATTGGGGTCTGTTCTTGCAAGCATTGGGGACAGGCACGCCTTTGCCTTAG